One window of Nymphaea colorata isolate Beijing-Zhang1983 chromosome 1, ASM883128v2, whole genome shotgun sequence genomic DNA carries:
- the LOC116246210 gene encoding putative Myb family transcription factor At1g14600, whose amino-acid sequence MASRLQRLEEETEEKEEQGAEPSREDGVGEEKSELEAVGVEEGEVMSVTDEVPSNGDAERNQQDREGKEKKNSDLDMEQEREKERKPFSLMPARHYTRSNMPRLRWTPDLHRLFLHAIARLGGQDSTRWSPEQSEQKRAPVNKLPAHSSYATHRTRVLNKILQLISIQRRTISQDEELELLFAGLSL is encoded by the exons ATGGCCTCCCGTCTGCAAAGACTAGAAGAGGAGacagaagaaaaggaggaacaAGGTGCAGAACCAAGCAGGGAAGATGGAGTAGGGGAAGAAAAGAGCGAGTTGGAAGCAGTAGGCGTGGAAGAAGGTGAGGTCATGAGTGTGACAGATGAAGTACCATCTAATGGAGATGCAGAACGAAATCAACAAGACAgggaggggaaggagaagaaaaatagtGATCTCGACATGgagcaagaaagagaaaaagaacggAAACCATTTTCGTTGATGCCTGCGAGGCATTATACGCGTTCTAATATGCCTAGACTTCGTTGGACTCCGGACTTGCACCGGCTTTTCCTGCATGCAATCGCAAGACTCGGTGGCCAAGATT CCACTCGATGGTCGCCAGAACAAAGTGAACAAAAGAGGGCGCCTGTGAACAAGCTTCCTGCACACAGCAGCTATGCAACTCATCGAACGCGGGTTCTGAACAAAATTCTGCAACTCATATCAATTCAG AGGCGGACAATTTCACAAGATGAAGAGCTGGAGTTGCTTTTTGCAGGGCTCTCTTTATGA
- the LOC116247246 gene encoding uncharacterized protein LOC116247246 isoform X2, whose protein sequence is METGKKRELSIPDVLDNDHGLAGREGEQQQQEQERGEGGGGEWLGWARLKFDEPPVRTHHFYRQFRADFSSSTPSPNRSNFLKGIKWSPDGSCFITSVEDNSLRLFDCPVVDDGTQVAYDYASGEDSYNSKLVIQEGESVYDHCWYPFMHSSDPATCVFATTTRDHPVHLWDSISGQLRCTYRAYDNMDEITAAYSVAFSPSGTKLFAGYNKAIRAFDLHRPGRDFEHYPTLSGNKDGLPGIISCISFSPYNGLLAAGSYSQTTAIYAENTMELLYLLHGQLGGVTQVLFSKDGNYLYTGGRKDPYILCWDVRNTVSILYKLYRSSESTNQRIAFDIEPCGAHLGTGGQDGHVHVYDLQTGQWTASFQAASDTVNGFCFHPSLPMAATSSGHRRFFIPETDEERIVLSEEENCASIWSCSWSW, encoded by the exons ATGGAGACGGGAAAGAAAAGGGAGCTGTCGATTCCTGATGTCCTTGACAACGACCATGGTCTTGCAGGAAGAGAAGGAGAGCAACAGCAACAAGAACAGGAGAGGGGAGAGGGAGGCGGAGGAGAATGGTTGGGATGGGCTCGCCTCAAGTTCGACGAACCTCCCGTCAGGACCCACCATTTCTATCGGCAATTTAGGGCCGATTTCTCATCCTCTACTCCCTCCCCTAATCGAAGCAACTTCTTGAAAGGAATCAAGTG GTCTCCGGATGGTTCCTGCTTCATTACTAGCGTGGAGGATAACTCTCTCCGGCTATTCGATTG CCCAGTTGTTGATGACGGTACTCAAGTTGCCTATGATTATGCCTCAGGGGAAG ATTCATATAACTCAAAACTTGTTATTCAGGAGGGCGAATCTGTATATGACCATTGCTGGTATCCTTTCATGCATTCTTCAG ATCCAGCAACATGCGTATTTGCAACTACTACTCGTGATCACCCTGTTCATCTTTGGGATTCTATATCTGGTCAG CTTCGTTGTACATACCGTGCATATGATAATATGGATGAAATAACTGCAGCATATTCAGTTGCCTTCAGTCCTTCCGGGACAAA GCTGTTCGCCGGATATAACAAGGCTATCAGAGCATTTGATCTTCATCGTCCTGGTCGAGATTTTGAGCACTATCCAACCCTTAGTGGAAATAAGGATGGTCTGCCAG GGATTATATCCTGCATCTCGTTTAGTCCTTACAATGGGCTGCTTGCAGCAGGGTCATACAGTCAAACCACTGCAATTTACGCAGAGAATACAATGGAGCTTCTGTATTTACTCCATGGACAATTAGGTGGAGTTACACAG GTTCTCTTTTCAAAGGATGGAAATTATCTGTATACAGGAGGGCGGAAG GATCCTTACATATTATGCTGGGATGTCCGCAATACAGTCAGTATTTTATACAA GTTATACAGATCATCAGAATCCACAAACCAGAGGATAGCATTTGACATCGAGCCTTGTGGGGCACATCTTGGGACTGGAGGGCAG GACGGGCATGTTCATGTTTATGACCTTCAAACTGGACAATGGACTGCAAGTTTTCAGGCTGCATCAG ATACTGTAAATGGATTTTGTTTCCATCCCTCCCTCCCAATGGCTGCTACTTCATCAGGACATCGCAGATTTTTCATACCGGAAACTGATGAAGAGAGAATAGTTTTAAGTG AAGAAGAGAACTGTGCTTCCATTTGGAGCTGCTCTTGGTCATGGTGA
- the LOC116247246 gene encoding uncharacterized protein LOC116247246 isoform X1 gives METGKKRELSIPDVLDNDHGLAGREGEQQQQEQERGEGGGGEWLGWARLKFDEPPVRTHHFYRQFRADFSSSTPSPNRSNFLKGIKWSPDGSCFITSVEDNSLRLFDCPVVDDGTQVAYDYASGEDSYNSKLVIQEGESVYDHCWYPFMHSSDPATCVFATTTRDHPVHLWDSISGQLRCTYRAYDNMDEITAAYSVAFSPSGTKLFAGYNKAIRAFDLHRPGRDFEHYPTLSGNKDGLPGIISCISFSPYNGLLAAGSYSQTTAIYAENTMELLYLLHGQLGGVTQVLFSKDGNYLYTGGRKDPYILCWDVRNTVSILYKLYRSSESTNQRIAFDIEPCGAHLGTGGQDGHVHVYDLQTGQWTASFQAASDTVNGFCFHPSLPMAATSSGHRRFFIPETDEERIVLSGSFLTSFALSMAFILCLLLVASKYDPLWIFLHVLATYISCSTKATCCHPYT, from the exons ATGGAGACGGGAAAGAAAAGGGAGCTGTCGATTCCTGATGTCCTTGACAACGACCATGGTCTTGCAGGAAGAGAAGGAGAGCAACAGCAACAAGAACAGGAGAGGGGAGAGGGAGGCGGAGGAGAATGGTTGGGATGGGCTCGCCTCAAGTTCGACGAACCTCCCGTCAGGACCCACCATTTCTATCGGCAATTTAGGGCCGATTTCTCATCCTCTACTCCCTCCCCTAATCGAAGCAACTTCTTGAAAGGAATCAAGTG GTCTCCGGATGGTTCCTGCTTCATTACTAGCGTGGAGGATAACTCTCTCCGGCTATTCGATTG CCCAGTTGTTGATGACGGTACTCAAGTTGCCTATGATTATGCCTCAGGGGAAG ATTCATATAACTCAAAACTTGTTATTCAGGAGGGCGAATCTGTATATGACCATTGCTGGTATCCTTTCATGCATTCTTCAG ATCCAGCAACATGCGTATTTGCAACTACTACTCGTGATCACCCTGTTCATCTTTGGGATTCTATATCTGGTCAG CTTCGTTGTACATACCGTGCATATGATAATATGGATGAAATAACTGCAGCATATTCAGTTGCCTTCAGTCCTTCCGGGACAAA GCTGTTCGCCGGATATAACAAGGCTATCAGAGCATTTGATCTTCATCGTCCTGGTCGAGATTTTGAGCACTATCCAACCCTTAGTGGAAATAAGGATGGTCTGCCAG GGATTATATCCTGCATCTCGTTTAGTCCTTACAATGGGCTGCTTGCAGCAGGGTCATACAGTCAAACCACTGCAATTTACGCAGAGAATACAATGGAGCTTCTGTATTTACTCCATGGACAATTAGGTGGAGTTACACAG GTTCTCTTTTCAAAGGATGGAAATTATCTGTATACAGGAGGGCGGAAG GATCCTTACATATTATGCTGGGATGTCCGCAATACAGTCAGTATTTTATACAA GTTATACAGATCATCAGAATCCACAAACCAGAGGATAGCATTTGACATCGAGCCTTGTGGGGCACATCTTGGGACTGGAGGGCAG GACGGGCATGTTCATGTTTATGACCTTCAAACTGGACAATGGACTGCAAGTTTTCAGGCTGCATCAG ATACTGTAAATGGATTTTGTTTCCATCCCTCCCTCCCAATGGCTGCTACTTCATCAGGACATCGCAGATTTTTCATACCGGAAACTGATGAAGAGAGAATAGTTTTAAGTGGTTCATTCCTAACTTCTTTTGCCTTATCTATGGCTTTTATTCTTTGTCTGCTACTTGTGGCCTCCAAGTATGATCCTTTATGGATATTCCTACATGTCTTGGCTACATATATATCCTGTTCCACTAAGGCAACATGTTGCCATCCTTATACATAG
- the LOC116264951 gene encoding F-box protein SKIP27: protein MALGRSWSFAEYGQECLKSSSDFLEVGSQDDGLELTLCMRAIGRKRIIVPNRSELPPMSCLREFRPAKRRNSNANLVSTDPSRNLHLEALPLDILVRILCGVDHEDLKQLYLVSKTIKAAAMVAKDYHFAFSTPKATRSRSVALDSSEVSSISAEGNTEAPNAPLRHRYAKARSGKKFAEISVNLFCSAAED, encoded by the exons ATGGCGTTGGGAAGAAGTTGGAGTTTTGCAGAATATGGCCAGGAATGTTTGAAGTCTTCGTCGGATTTCCTGGAAGTGGGGAGCCAGGACGACGGATTGGAACTGACTTTGTGCATGCGAGCAATTGGAAGGAAGAGAATTATCGTCCCAAACCGATCCGAGTTACCGCCTATGAGTTGTCTCCGCGAATTCCGACCCGCAAAACGCCGGAATTCAAATGCGAACCTGGTTTCAACGGACCCATCGAGAAATTTGCATCTTGAGGCTCTTCCTCTGGACATCCTG GTGAGAATATTATGTGGCGTGGACCATGAAGATTTAAAGCAGTTGTATCTTGTCTCTAAGACAATTAAAGCAGCC GCTATGGTTGCTAAGGATTATCATTTTGCATTTAGCACTCCAAAAGCTACGCGTTCAAGATCAGTAGCGCTGGATTCCTCAGAAGTCTCAAG TATTTCGGCTGAAGGCAATACTGAAGCACCAAATGCTCCATTGCGTCATCGATACGCGAAAGCGCGATCTGGCAAGAAATTTGCTGAAATTTCAGTGAACTTGTTCTGCTCCGCGGCTGAGGATTAA